Within the Azospirillum brasilense genome, the region GGACATTGCCGCCGCGTTGGAACGGCGGCTGGAGGCGACGATGGACACGCTGGCGCTCGACGCGCAGAGCCGCGACCCGGCGCGCTTCCTGACACTGATCGACGGCACGCCGGGGGTCGGCGGCGTCTACGACCTGTGGCGCCGGGCGCGCGCCTGGGTTGGTGGGCAACGCTTCACTCCCAGGCACGGTGACGCGCCGGACCAGAAAGGAATTCCCCGCTGATGCCCACCGTCACGTTGCTGGCCGCGCTGGCTCTGGCGCTCGCCCTGCTGCCGCTGGGGCTCGGCCTCGTGAATCTATGCCTCTACCGCCGCCCAAAGGCCGAGCCGCCGCCGGGCGCCGCCGTCAGCATCCTGATCCCCGCCCGCAACGAGGAGGCCACCATCGCCGCCGCGGTGCGGGCGGCGCTGTCCAGCTGCGGCGTGACGGTGGAGGTGGTGGTGCTGGACGACCATTCCTCCGACCGCACGGCGGCGATCGTCCGCGACCTCGCCGACCGCGACCCGCGCCTGCGCTTGGAGACGGCGCCGCCGCTGCCGCCGGGCTGGTCGGGCAAGCAGCACGCCTGCCAAGCGCTCGCCGGGCTGGCGCGGCACCCGGTGCTGCTGTTCCAGGACGCCGACGTGCGGCTGGCTCCGAACGCCGCCCGGCTGGCCTGCGGCGCGCTGCTGGCGGGCAGGGTGGGGCTCGTCAGCGGCTTCCCGCGCCAGGAGACCGGCACCCTGGCCGAGGCGCTGGTGATCCCGCTGATCCATGTGCTTCTGCTCGGCTACCTGCCGATGGTGGGAATGCGCTGGTCGGGCAGCCCGGGTTTCGCCGCCGCCTGCGGCCAGCTGATTGCGGTGCGGCGGGACGCCTACGAGGCGGCCGGCGGCCACGCCGCCATAGCGACCTCGCTGCACGATGGGGTGACGCTGCCGCGCGCCTTCCGCCGGGCGGGACAGGGGAGCGACCTGTTCGACGCGACCCGCCTCGCCCGCTGCCGGATGTATCTGGGCTGGCGGGAGGTGTGGTCCGGCTTCTCGAAGAACGCGACGGAGGGGATGGCGACCCCGGTCGCCCTGCCGGTCTGGACCCTGCTGCTGTTCGGTGGCCATGTCCTGCCCTGGCTGCTGCTGGGCTGGGCGGCGCTGGCCCCGCTGCCGGACGCTGCGGTCGCCCTGGCGGCGTTGGCCGTGACGGCGGGGCTGTCGTTCCGCGTGCTGCTGGCCGTCCGTTTCCGTCAGAATCTGGCCGGCGCGTTGCTCCACCCCGTGGGCATTCTGATCCTGCTGGCGATCCAATGGTCAGCGCTGCTGCGCGCCCGCCGGGGCTGCCCGGCGGAATGGCGGGGACGCGCCTATCCGTCCACCTCCAGAACGGGTGTACCATGATCCCTCGGCTGTTACGGAACGCCCGCCGCTTCGCTGCTGGCGGATGGCTGGCGGCGCTGGGCTTCGCTCTCGCAACGGCCCACGCCGCCGCCGCCGCCGACCTGTCCGTCACCGTCGCCAACGTCGCGAACGGGCAGGGGAAGGTGCTGGTGGCGGTGTGCACTCCGGAAACGTTCCTGGGGCCCAATTGTCCCTACACCGCGGCGGAGCCGGCGCGGCCAGGCAGCGTCACCGTGGTGGTGCACAAGGTGCCGCCCGGCACCTACGCGGTTCAGGCTTTTCATGACGAGAATCAGAATCTCGAACTTGACCGCAACTTCCTCGGCCTGCCGAAGGAGGGGATCGGCTTCAGCAACGACGCTCCCATGCGCTTCGGCCCGCCGCGCTATGCCGACGCCGCACTGGCAGTCGCCGAGTCCAAGACGCGGACGCCGCTGACGCTGCGCTATCTGATCGAGCGTTGACGCTGCGCGGAAGGCTCATTGTGACGCTGGCGTTTCAGAAAAAATGCCGGTCGATGAGAAAAAGCACTTGCCGGGTTTGGCCGACCCGCCTATAACCCGGCTCCCACGACGCCGGGGCCGCTGAGAAGCGCGACGGCGGCAAGGGATCGGCAGAGATGCCGAAGACGAGACGAAGTAACGTCAGGCCAGCGTGAAAACAAAGGCTTGACAGACCGCTTCGGATCTTCTAGATACAGCGCCCCGACGCGCCGCACCGGACTCCGGTGACGCAGCGCGGGACGGGGCGGCGGTCCTTGGTGAGGGCCGCGGGATCTTGGAAATCGTTGATACCGTGTTGTGAGAAGGGATGCGCAGGCGGCGGTTTTGGCCGTTGGCCGCGGACCGGTTCCGGGTGGGACTGGCATCGCGGGTCGCTTGAGCATCTCGGTCAAGCAGTAAGAGACAACAGTTTCGAAAGCTTGGGTTGAGGTCGCGTTGAGCGGCCCTGTCAAGTGGATGCTTCGGTATCCAGCTTGAACCTGAGAGTTTGATCCTGGCTCAGAACGAACGCTGGCGGCATGCCTAACACATGCAAGTCGAACGAGGGCTTCGGCCCTAGTGGCGCACGGGTGAGTAACACGTGGGAACCTGCCTTTCGGTTCGGGATAACGTCTGGAAACGGACGCTAACACCGGATACGTCCTTCGGGAGAAAGTTTACGCCGAGAGAGGGGCCCGCGTCCGATTAGGTAGTTGGTGGGGTAATGGCCCACCAAGCCGACGATCGGTAGCTGGTCTGAGAGGATGATCAGCCACACTGGGACTGAGACACGGCCCAGACTCCTACGGGAGGCAGCAGTGGGGAATATTGGACAATGGGGGCAACCCTGATCCAGCAATGCCGCGTGAGTGATGAAGGCCTTAGGGTTGTAAAGCTCTTTCGCACGCGACGATGATGACGGTAGCGTGAGAAGAAGCCCCGGCTAACTTCGTGCCAGCAGCCGCGGTAATACGAAGGGGGCGAGCGTTGTTCGGAATTACTGGGCGTAAAGGGCGCGTAGGCGGCCCGATCAGTCAGATGTGAAAGCCCCGGGCTCAACCTGGGAACTGCATTTGATACTGTCGGGCTTGAGTTCCGGAGAGGATGGTGGAATTCCCAGTGTAGAGGTGAAATTCGTAGATATTGGGAAGAACACCGGTGGCGAAGGCGGCCATCTGGACGGACACTGACGCTGAGGCGCGAAAGCGTGGGGAGCAAACAGGATTAGATACCCTGGTAGTCCACGCCGTAAACGATGAATGCTAGACGCTGGGGTGCATGCACTTCGGTGTCGCCGCTAACGCATTAAGCATTCCGCCTGGGGAGTACGGCCGCAAGGTTAAAACTCAAAGGAATTGACGGGGGCCCGCACAAGCGGTGGAGCATGTGGTTTAATTCGAAGCAACGCGCAGAACCTTACCAACCCTTGACATGTCCACTACCGGCTCGAGAGATCGGGCTTTCAGTTCGGCTGGGTGGAACACAGGTGCTGCATGGCTGTCGTCAGCTCGTGTCGTGAGATGTTGGGTTAAGTCCCGCAACGAGCGCAACCCCTACCGCCAGTTGCCATCATTCAGTTGGGCACTCTGGTGGAACTGCCGGTGACAAGCCGGAGGAAGGCGGGGATGACGTCAAGTCCTCATGGCCCTTATGGGTTGGGCTACACACGTGCTACAATGGCGGTGACAGTGGGATGCGAAGTCGCAAGATGGAGCCAATCCCCAAAAGCCGTCTCAGTTCGGATTGCACTCTGCAACTCGGGTGCATGAAGTTGGAATCGCTAGTAATCGCGGATCAGCACGCCGCGGTGAATACGTTCCCGGGCCTTGTACACACCGCCCGTCACACCATGGGAGTTGGCTTTACCCGAAGGTGGTGCGCTAACCCGGCAACGGGAGGCAGCCAACCACGGTCAGGTCAGCGACTGGGGTGAAGTCGTAACAAGGTAGCCGTAGGGGAACCTGCGGCTGGATCACCTCCTTTCTAAGGAAAAGCCGGCCCGTCCATCGGGCCGCGAGCCATCCCAAAGCCGCCGCCGGCGCATCCCTTCTCACGGATCTCATCGTTGCCAACCAAGTGATGAGCTTGGGCAGCGAGGGGCTAGTAGCTCAGTTGGTTAGAGCGCGCGCTTGATAAGCGTGAGGTCGGAGGTTCAAATCCTCCCTGGCCCACCACCCATCAGGCCATCCATTGGTTTGGAAGCGCGCTTGGTACCGACATGGGGGCATAGCTCAGTTGGGAGAGCGCCTGCTTTGCAAGCAGGAGGTCGTCGGTTCGATCCCGTCTGCCTCCACCAGTCTTTTCTGGTGTCGAGGCTTGGGTTCCGGCAGAGATCCGTCAGAAGGAAACGCAACACGGAAACGTGAGCTTCGGGCTCCTCATCGAGGGGACTGGAGCGGGATCATGGACAGTGTGAAGACGATTGTTAAGTGACCGAGGACGGACCTCGGGCCGGCTCTGAAGAAGAGTTGGTTCGATGGTCAATGCATCTTGCGGCGTTGTGCGTGCGTCTGGGCTTGCCCCTGCGCGTGGCGCAACCGCTGAGTTTAGGATCAAGCGTCTGAAGGGCATCTGGTGGATGCCTTGGCACTGAGAGGCGATGAAGGACGCAGCACGTTGCGATAAGCCATGGGGAGCCGCGAGCAGGCTTTGATCCGTGGATTTCCGAATGGGGCAACCCACCGCGCAAGCGGTATCCCGCACTGAATCCATAGGTGCGGGAGGCGAACCCGGCGAACTGAAACATCTAAGTAGCCGGAGGAAAGGACATCAACCGAGACTCCGCTAGTAGTGGCGAGCGAACGCGGACCAGGCCAGTCATTCAGTCTACATAACCGGAACCGTCTGGAAAGGCGGGCCAGAGCGGGTGATAGCCCCGTACGGGTAAACCGGACTGAATGCTCGAGTAGGGCGGGGCACGTGAAACCCTGTCTGAACATGGGGGGACCACCCTCCAAGCCTAAGTACTCCTCAGTGACCGATAGTGCACCAGTACCGTGAGGGAAAGGTGAAAAGCACCCCGACGAGGGGAGTGAAACAGTTCCTGAAACCGGATGCCTACAAGCAGTCGGAGCCGCCTTGCGCGGTGACGGCGTACCTTTTGTATAATGGGTCAGCGACTTACAGTAAGCAGCGAGCTTAAGGCGATAGCCGGAGGCGCAGCGAAAGCGAGTCTGAACAGGGCGCTTGAGTTGCTTGCTGTAGACCCGAAACCCGGTGATCTAGCCATGGGCAGGTTGAAGGTGCGGTAACACGCACTGGAGGACCGAACTCACGCCTGTTGAAAAAGTCGGAGATGACCTGTGGCTAGGGGTGAAAGGCCAATCAAACCGGGAAATAGCTGGTTCTCCGCGAAAGCTATTTAGGTAGCGCGTCGGGCGATTGCCCACGGGGGTAGAGCACTGGATGGGCTAGGGGGCCTCGCGGCTTACCAAACCTAACCAAACTCCGAATACCGTGGAGCACAGCCCGGCAGACAGACGGTGGGTGCTAAGGTCCATCGTCGAGAGGGAAACAGCCCAGACCGCCAGCTAAGGTCCCCAAATCACGGCTAAGTGGGAAAGGATGTGGGAAGGCCATGACAACCAGGAGGTTGGCTTAGAAGCAGCCATCCTTTAAAGAAAGCGTAATAGCTCACTGGTCTAGTTAAGCCGGCCTGCGCCGAAAATGTATCGGGGCTCAAGCCGTGTACCGAAGCTGCGGATGTGATCTCTGATCACGTGGTAGCGGAGCGTTCCGTAAGCCTGCGAAGGGTCCCCGCGAGGGTGCCTGGAGGTATCGGAAGTGAGAATGCTGACATGAGTAGCGACAAACAGTGTGAGAAACACTGTCGCCGAAAGTCCAAGGGTTCCTGCGCAAGGTTAATCCACGCAGGGTGAGCCGGCCCCTAAGGCGAGGCCGAAAGGCGTAGTCGATGGGAACCACGTTAATATTCGTGGGCCAGCGGGTGTGTGACGAATGGGAAAGCGTGTCGGGCCTTATCGGATTGGCCCGGCTGGGGACCCGTTCCAGGAAACAGCCCCCGCATCAGACCGTACCCCAAACCGACACAGGTGGACTGGTAGAGTATACCCAGGCGCTTGAGAGAATGGTGTTGAAGGAACTCGGCAAATTGCCCTCGTAACTTCGGAAGAAGAGGGCCCCGTCGCGGCGCAAGCCGGGGCGGGGGGCACAGACCAGGGGGTGGCGACTGTTTACTAAAAACACAGGGCTCTGCGAAGCCGTACAAGGCGACGTATAGGGTCTGACGCCTGCCCGGTGCCGGAAGGTTAAGAGGAGGGGTTCACGCTCCGAATTGAAGCCCCGGTAAACGGCGGCCGTAACTATAACGGTCCTAAGGTAGCGAAATTCCTTGTCGGGTAAGTTCCGACCTGCACGAATGGCGTAACGACTTCCCCGCTGTCTCCAACACCAACTCAGCGAAATTGAACTCTCCGTGAAGATGCGGAGTACCCGCGGTCAGACGGAAAGACCCCGTGCACCTTTACTACAGCTTTGCAGTGGTGCTAGGGATCTCATGTGTAGGATAGGTGGGAGGCTAGGAAACCCGGGCGCCAGCTCGGGCGGAGCCATCCTTGAAATACCACCCTTGAGGTCTCTGGCATCTAACCGCGCTCCGTTCATCCGGAGCCGGGACCCTGCATGGCGGGTAGTTTGACTGGGGCGGTCGCCTCCCAAAGTGTAACGGAGGCGCGCGATGGTGGGCTCAGAGCGGTCGGAAATCGCTCGACGAGTGCAATGGCATAAGCCCGCCTGACTGCAAGACAGACAAGTCGAGCAGAGACGAAAGTCGGCCATAGTGATCCGGTGGTCCCACGTGGACGGGCCATCGCTCAACGGATAAAAGGTACGCCGGGGATAACAGGCTGATGACTCCCAAGAGTCCATATCGACGGAGTCGTTTGGCACCTCGATGTCGGCTCATCACATCCTGGGGCTGGAGCAGGTCCCAAGGGTTCGGCTGTTCGCCGATTAAAGTGGTACGTGAGCTGGGTTTAGAACGTCGTGAGACAGTTCGGTCCCTATCTGCCGTGGGTGTCGGAGTTTTGCGAGGATCTGTCCCTAGTACGAGAGGACCGGGATGGACATACCTCTGGTGCACCGGTTGTCACGCCAGTGGCATGGCCGGGTAGCTAAGTATGGACGGGATAACCGCTGAAAGCATCTAAGCGGGAAACCCACCTCAAAACCAGAACTCCCTTGAGAGCCGTGACAGACCATCACGTCGATAGGAGGCATGTGGACGGGCGGCAACGCCTGAAGCTGAGCCTTACTAATCGCTCGATCGGCTTGATCCTTCCCAGCAGGATGCCCGCGCGCAGCGGCAAGCCCTGGGCGCACGAGCCAACACCGCAAGTGCAAGAACGCAGACGTCCTCACTTAACGAAACCCGCCCGTCCGGTCCGGATGGTTCGCGTGTGCCTTGGTGACCTGGTGGTCATGGCGAGGCTCCCAACACCCGATCCCATTCCGAACTCGGCCGTGAAACGCCTCAGCGCCGATGGTACTGCGTCTTAAGACGTGGGAGAGTAGGTCGCCGCCAGGTCACCACGGCACACGCCAAGCCATCAAGGACTTGGATGGACAAGGTTTCCATCGCTTGACAATCGGCTTCATGAACGGCAAGGCCGGCGCTTTCCCCCAACGGGAAGCGCCGGCTTTTCGTTGTGTCCGGGGTGTCGCGGCCGGCCCCCTCCCTGACCCTCCCCCGCTGCGCAGGGGAGGGTCAGGGAGGGAAACTAGGGGCCGGGCGTCTTGTTCGTGGCCGTGGCGCCCCCACCTACCCATCGACAGCGACGATGCGGGAGGACGAGGAATGCGCATGGGCCGAACCGCCGCCCTGATGACCGCCACCACCCTTGCGGCTTGCCTGAGCGTCACCGACGCGAGCGCCGTGGACAAGGTGTTCAAAACCGAAAAGGCCATGGTGTCGGTGAAGACCGTCGCCAGCGGCCTCAGCCATCCTTGGGGGCTGGCCTTTCTGCCCGACGGGCGGATGCTGGTGACCGAGAAGGACGGCCGGTTGCGCATCGTGGCGCCGGATGGCACGGTCTCCGCCCCGGTGAAGGGCGTGCCGAAGGTCGACGACCGCGGGCAGGGTGGCCTGCTCGACGTGGCGCTGGACCCGGACTTTGCGCAGAACCGCTTCGTCTATCTCAGCTTTTCCGAGCCCGGGACGCAGGACGGCACCAACTCCACCGCCGTGGCGCGTGGTGCTCTGAACGCCGACGAGACCGCCCTGACCGACGTGCGGGTGATCTTCTCGCAGAAGCCCAAGGTGGAAAGCCGGATGCATTACGGGTCCCGGCTGGTCTTCGACCGGCAGGGCCACCTGTACGTGACTCTGGGCGAACGCTCGCTGGAGCAGTTCCGGACACAGGCGCAGGACCTCGACTCGCATCTGGGCAAGGTGGTGCGGATCAACCGCGACGGTTCGGTGCCTGCCGACAATCCCTTCGTGAACCAGTCCGGCGCGCTGCCGGAAATCTGGTCCTACGGTCACCGCAACATCCAGGGCGCCGCCTTGAATCCGCAGACCGGCGCGCTGTGGATCAACGAGCACGGCCCGCGCGGCGGCGACGAGGTCAATGTCCCCGAGCCGGGGAAGAATTACGGCTGGCCGGTGGTGTCCTATGGCGTGAACTACAACGGGACGCCGATCGGGACGGGCAAGTCGAGCGCGCCCGGCATGGAGGAACCGGTGTACCAGTGGACTCCGGTCATCGGCTCCTCCGGCATGACTTTCTACACGGCCGACACGCTGCCCGGCTGGAAGGGCAGCCTGTTCAACGGCGGGCTGGCGACCAAGGAGGTCGTGCGGCTCGAACTCGACGGCAACAAGGTCAAGCACGAGGAGCGCATGTTCCGCGATCTCGGCAAACGCATCCGGCAGGTCAGCCAGGGTCCCGACGGTGCGCTCTATCTGCTGACCGACGAGAATCGGGGCGAGATCCTGCGGGTGACTCCGGCGGGCAAATCGTAAGCTCCGGTTCAGCGGCCTCGGCTGCGCTTTGGCGGCTTCGTCAAACGCTCCGCGGCCATCAGGTCGCTGCGACTGATGCCGATGTCCCTCAGCAATCGGTCGTCAAGGCGGTCGGGAGTGGCGGCCCGTTGCCTCCGGCGCTCCTTCAGGCTGCGGCACACGCCCCGCAGGGCGGCGGTGAGGGACTTCGGCAGGGTTGCGCCGAAGACGCGGACGGCGGACAGGGTCGGCATGGGCGATTCCTCCGTTCGGGCGGGGACTGCCGCCCCGCGTTGCTGGCCCTGTCTAGCGGGCTTTGGCCGGTGGGGAAGTGGCCCCCTTCACATCGGCCTCGCGCTTTCCGGACTTCCGATGGGACGGCAGGGGCGCTACACAGGCGCCCATGCCAGCCATCATTCCCCCCTCCATCATCCCCATCGACGACCCGGACGACCCGCGGATCGCCGCTTACCGCGACGTGAAGGAGCGCGACCTCGTGGGGCGGGAGGGGCGCTTCATCGCCGAGGGGGCGGTCGTGCTGCGGACGTTGCTGACCGCCTCGCGCCATGAAACCCTGTCGGTGCTGATCGCGGAGAAGCGGATCGCCGGGCTGGCACCGATGCTGGAGGCGTTGCCCGCCGCGGTTCCGGTCTACAGCGCCCGGCAGGAGGTGCTGGACGCCATCGCCGGCTTCCCCCTGCACCGCGGCATCCTGGGCCTGGGGCGGGCGGCGGCGATGCCCGAGCCGGACGCGCTTCTGGCCGCGCTGGGACCGCGGGCGACCGTGCTGGTGCTCTGCGGGATCGGCAACCATGACAATGTGGGCGGCATCTTCCGCAACGCGGCGGCCTTCGGGGTGGACGCGGTGCTGCTCGACTCCGGCTGCTGCGACCCGCTCTACCGCAAGGCGATCCGCGTGTCGGTCGGGGCGGCGCTGCGGGTGCCGTTCTTGCGGATTCCGGCGGGAACCGATCCGGTCGCGCTGCTGGAGCGGCACGGCTTTGCCGCCCTCTCGCTGAGCCCGGCGGGTGCGGTGACCCTGGCGGGGCTGCGCCGTCCGGAGCGCGCGGCGCTGCTCCTGGGGTCGGAGGGGCCGGGCCTGCCGGCTGCCGTCCTGGCGCGGACACGGACGGTGCGCATTCCCATGGCACCGGATTTCGATTCCCTGAACGTCGCTACGACCAGCGGGATCGTCCTGCACCACCTCGCCTTCATGGCGGAGCCGGAGTCAGGAGCCGGCTGAGTCTTCGATCCGGCGCAGGCCGGGCGGGGTGGCGTCGCGCAGGCTCTGGGCGAGCGCGCGGAAGCCGGCGGCGCGCGGGTCGCTGGCCCGCCAGACCAGCCCGATGATGCGGCCGGGCAGGTCGCCCTGGAAAGCGCGGTAGGCGACCAAGCCGCCCACCGTCGCCGCCTCCCCGTCGCCGGTGGCGAGCCGCGGCATCAGGGTGTAGCCGGTGCCGCTGGCGACCATGTGGCGCAGCGTCTCCAGCCCGGTGGCGTGGCGCATGCCGCGGGTGGTGGCGCCGCAGGCAGCCAGCGCCTGATCGCGCAGGCAATGCCCCTCTTCCAGCAGCACCAGTTCGCCGGGGTCGAGGTCGGCCAGGGCGATGGAGGGCAGGCTTTCCAGCCGGTGGCCGGTGGGGTGGGCCAGCACGAAGGGTTCGAAGAACAGGGCGTCGCAGGTCAGCCCCTCCGCCTCGACGGGCAGGGCGAGCAGGACCGCGTCGAGCCGCCCCTCTCGCAACTCCTCCAGCAGGCCGTCGGTGCGGCCTTCGGACAGCACGAGCTGGACGTCGGGCAGGTGCCGGCGCATCGCCGGCAGGACATGGGGGAACAGGTACGGTCCCAGCGTCTGAATCGCCGCGATGGAGAGCGGGCCGTGCAGGGCTCCCGCCGTCCCGCGGGCCAGCGCCAGCAGGCGGCGCGCCTCCTCCAGGACGACGCGGGCTTGGCGGATCACCACCTCGCCCTGCGGGGTGGGCAGCACGCGGCGGCTCGTCCGCTCGAACAGCGGGATGCCGAGAAGGTCTTCAAGCTTGCGGATCTGCGCGCTCAGCGACGGCTGGCTGACCGAGCAGCGCTCCGCCGCCTTGCCGAAATGCCGCTGCTCGGCCACCGCCACCACATATTCCAGATCGCGAAGGGAGAGACCGGCGAGATTCATAGGATCAAGCTATCGAAGAATTCGAAACGATGTCTTGGATATATCAACGACGCGGCGGGATAACCAGGGGGCAAAGCGGACGAGCCAACCGATAAGAAACGCAAGGAGTTGAGCCATGAGCACCCTGACCACCGCTACCGGCATCCCCGTCGCCGACAACCAGAATTCGCTAACCGCCGGCCCGCGCGGTCCGGTGCTGATGCAGGATTTCCACCTGATCGAGAAGCTGGCCCACTTCAACCGTGAACGCATCCCGGAACGGGTGGTCCATGCCAAGGGGGCCGGCGCCTACGGCGTCTTCCGGGTGACCCGGGACGTGACGCCCTACACCGCGGCACGGTTCCTGTCGGAGATCGGCAAGGAGACAGAGGTGTTCCTGCGCTTCTCCACCGTCGGCGGCGAGAAGGGCTCCGCCGATGCCGAGCGCGACCCCCGCGGCTTCGCCGTCAAATTCTACACCGAGGACGGCAACTACGATCTGGTCGGCAACAACACGCCGGTCTTCTTCATCCGCGACCCGCTGAAGTTCCCCGACTTCATCCACACGCAGAAGCGCAACCCGGCGACCAACCTGAAGGACCCGACCGCGGTCTGGGATTTCTTCTCACTGTCGCCGGAGACGATGCACCAGCTGACAATCCTGTTCAGCGACCGCGGCACGCCGCGCGGCTACCGCCACATGGACGGCTTCTCCAGCCACACCTTCTCGTGGATCAACGCGGCGGGCGAGCGCTTCTGGGTCAAGTATCATTTCAAGACCCGCCAGGGCATCCAGAACTTCACGGCGGATCAGGCTGTGCGCATGGCCGGTGTCGATCCCGACCACGCCACCCGCGACCTGTTCGCCGCCATCCGCGACGGCGATTTCCCGGCCTGGACCGTCTCGGTGCAGATCATGCCGGAGTTGGAGGCCGACGCCTACCGCATCAACCCGTTCGACGTGACCAAGGTGTGGCCGCACGCCGACTACCCGCTGGTCGAGATCGGCGAGCTGGAGCTGAACCGCAACCCGGAGAACTTCTTCGCGGAGGTCGAGCAGGCCGCCTTCAGCCCGGCCAACATGGTGCCCGGTATTGCCTTCAGCCCGGACAAGATGCTGCAGGGCCGGCTGTTCGCCTACGCCGATGCGCACCGCTACCGGCTAGGCGCCAACCATCAGGCGTTGCCGGTCAACCGCCCGCACGCCGCGGAGGTCCGCAACCACCAGCGCGACGGTGCCATGCGCTTCGACGGCAACGGCGGCGGCAGCCCGAACTACGAGCCCAACAGCTTCGGCGGGCCGGTGCAGAACCGCGCGGTGGCTGAACCGCCGCTGCGCATCTCCGGCGATGCCGCCCGCTACGACCACCGCGAGGGCAACGACGATTACGCCCAGGCCGGCGCTCTGTTCCGCCTGATCGGGGCGGAGGCGCAGGAGCGGCTGATGGACACCATCGCCAACTCGCTGGGGGAGGCGCCGGGCTTCATCCAGCGGCGCCAGTTGAGGCACTTCTTCGCGGCGGACCCCGCCTATGGCGCGGGCATTGCTAAGCGGCTGGGAGTGACGGCAGCCGCGGTGACCGAAGAGGCGGCCGTGGCCGGCTGAGCCCAACTCTTGAACACTCGGCACCGCCGGACGCACCCCCTCGCGTCCGGCGGCTTTTTGTGGGACGGGTCAGTTGGCGGCGGCGTTTTGCCGGTTCGTCCAGCCCTCGGCGATCCGCGGCAGGTTGAATTCGATCCAGTCGGCGAGGAGGCGCACCTTCTCCGCGGCCTCCCGCCCCAGCGGCGTCAGGCTGTAGTCC harbors:
- a CDS encoding glycosyltransferase — protein: MPTVTLLAALALALALLPLGLGLVNLCLYRRPKAEPPPGAAVSILIPARNEEATIAAAVRAALSSCGVTVEVVVLDDHSSDRTAAIVRDLADRDPRLRLETAPPLPPGWSGKQHACQALAGLARHPVLLFQDADVRLAPNAARLACGALLAGRVGLVSGFPRQETGTLAEALVIPLIHVLLLGYLPMVGMRWSGSPGFAAACGQLIAVRRDAYEAAGGHAAIATSLHDGVTLPRAFRRAGQGSDLFDATRLARCRMYLGWREVWSGFSKNATEGMATPVALPVWTLLLFGGHVLPWLLLGWAALAPLPDAAVALAALAVTAGLSFRVLLAVRFRQNLAGALLHPVGILILLAIQWSALLRARRGCPAEWRGRAYPSTSRTGVP
- a CDS encoding DUF1127 domain-containing protein, coding for MPTLSAVRVFGATLPKSLTAALRGVCRSLKERRRQRAATPDRLDDRLLRDIGISRSDLMAAERLTKPPKRSRGR
- a CDS encoding catalase, which gives rise to MSTLTTATGIPVADNQNSLTAGPRGPVLMQDFHLIEKLAHFNRERIPERVVHAKGAGAYGVFRVTRDVTPYTAARFLSEIGKETEVFLRFSTVGGEKGSADAERDPRGFAVKFYTEDGNYDLVGNNTPVFFIRDPLKFPDFIHTQKRNPATNLKDPTAVWDFFSLSPETMHQLTILFSDRGTPRGYRHMDGFSSHTFSWINAAGERFWVKYHFKTRQGIQNFTADQAVRMAGVDPDHATRDLFAAIRDGDFPAWTVSVQIMPELEADAYRINPFDVTKVWPHADYPLVEIGELELNRNPENFFAEVEQAAFSPANMVPGIAFSPDKMLQGRLFAYADAHRYRLGANHQALPVNRPHAAEVRNHQRDGAMRFDGNGGGSPNYEPNSFGGPVQNRAVAEPPLRISGDAARYDHREGNDDYAQAGALFRLIGAEAQERLMDTIANSLGEAPGFIQRRQLRHFFAADPAYGAGIAKRLGVTAAAVTEEAAVAG
- a CDS encoding PQQ-dependent sugar dehydrogenase: MGRTAALMTATTLAACLSVTDASAVDKVFKTEKAMVSVKTVASGLSHPWGLAFLPDGRMLVTEKDGRLRIVAPDGTVSAPVKGVPKVDDRGQGGLLDVALDPDFAQNRFVYLSFSEPGTQDGTNSTAVARGALNADETALTDVRVIFSQKPKVESRMHYGSRLVFDRQGHLYVTLGERSLEQFRTQAQDLDSHLGKVVRINRDGSVPADNPFVNQSGALPEIWSYGHRNIQGAALNPQTGALWINEHGPRGGDEVNVPEPGKNYGWPVVSYGVNYNGTPIGTGKSSAPGMEEPVYQWTPVIGSSGMTFYTADTLPGWKGSLFNGGLATKEVVRLELDGNKVKHEERMFRDLGKRIRQVSQGPDGALYLLTDENRGEILRVTPAGKS
- a CDS encoding DUF2141 domain-containing protein, with the translated sequence MIPRLLRNARRFAAGGWLAALGFALATAHAAAAADLSVTVANVANGQGKVLVAVCTPETFLGPNCPYTAAEPARPGSVTVVVHKVPPGTYAVQAFHDENQNLELDRNFLGLPKEGIGFSNDAPMRFGPPRYADAALAVAESKTRTPLTLRYLIER
- a CDS encoding TrmH family RNA methyltransferase, whose product is MPAIIPPSIIPIDDPDDPRIAAYRDVKERDLVGREGRFIAEGAVVLRTLLTASRHETLSVLIAEKRIAGLAPMLEALPAAVPVYSARQEVLDAIAGFPLHRGILGLGRAAAMPEPDALLAALGPRATVLVLCGIGNHDNVGGIFRNAAAFGVDAVLLDSGCCDPLYRKAIRVSVGAALRVPFLRIPAGTDPVALLERHGFAALSLSPAGAVTLAGLRRPERAALLLGSEGPGLPAAVLARTRTVRIPMAPDFDSLNVATTSGIVLHHLAFMAEPESGAG
- a CDS encoding LysR substrate-binding domain-containing protein yields the protein MNLAGLSLRDLEYVVAVAEQRHFGKAAERCSVSQPSLSAQIRKLEDLLGIPLFERTSRRVLPTPQGEVVIRQARVVLEEARRLLALARGTAGALHGPLSIAAIQTLGPYLFPHVLPAMRRHLPDVQLVLSEGRTDGLLEELREGRLDAVLLALPVEAEGLTCDALFFEPFVLAHPTGHRLESLPSIALADLDPGELVLLEEGHCLRDQALAACGATTRGMRHATGLETLRHMVASGTGYTLMPRLATGDGEAATVGGLVAYRAFQGDLPGRIIGLVWRASDPRAAGFRALAQSLRDATPPGLRRIEDSAGS